The Benincasa hispida cultivar B227 chromosome 9, ASM972705v1, whole genome shotgun sequence genome has a segment encoding these proteins:
- the LOC120085298 gene encoding protein DETOXIFICATION 54, producing MEDGNPDASSNKALSVSQVVEESKELWGLTFPVTAMNFLVFFRQVVSVLFLGRIGSLELAGGALAIGFTNITGYSVMVGLAAGLEPICSQAYGSKNWDLLCLSLQRMILILLFATIPIGFLWLNLDNIMVFLGQDQQITSMAAIYCIYSLPDLLTNTLLQPLKIFLRSQKDTKPMMYCTLVAVGLHVPLNYMMVVVLGMGIQGVAMASVLTNLNIVGLMSGYVWVWGRKGEMRWTLKLGEVCGGVGPVMKLAVPSCLGICLEWWWYEIVTVLSGYLSNPTSAVAATGILIQTTSMMYTVPLALSGCVSTRVGNELGSGKPWKAKVAAMVALGCAFVIGVINVTWTVILRQTWATLFTHDVLVKSLVSSALPIIGLCELFNCPQTTGYGILRGTARPAVGARINLASFYLVGTPVAVGLAFGLKLGFVGLWFGLLSAQVACAVSMLYVVLANTDWEAEALKAKKLAGLEMTATSAAQEESKELLVDENGHQHYIF from the exons ATGGAAGACGGAAACCCAGATGCTTCTTCGAACAAAGCGCTCTCTGTTTCTCAG GTGGTAGAAGAGTCGAAAGAGCTGTGGGGTTTGACCTTTCCAGTCACTGCCATGAACTTCTTGGTGTTTTTCAGGCAGGTGGTCTCTGTTTTGTTCTTGGGCAGAATTGGAAGCCTGGAGCTAGCAGGTGGTGCACTTGCTATAGGATTTACAAATATCACAGGCTATTCTGTTATGGTGGGTTTAGCCGCTGGGTTGGAACCCATATGCAGCCAAGCCTACGGAAGTAAAAATTGGGATCTCCTCTGTCTCTCTCTGCAACGCATGATCTTAATCCTCCTCTTTGCAACTATACCCATCGGTTTTCTCTGGCTCAACCTTGACAACATCATGGTATTTTTAGGTCAAGATCAACAAATCACAAGTATGGCGGCTATTTACTGTATTTATTCTCTTCCGGACCTTTTAACAAACACCTTGTTGCAACCGTTAAAAATATTTCTGAGGTCACAAAAGGACACGAAACCCATGATGTATTGCACTCTAGTAGCAGTTGGCCTTCATGTGCCTCTGAACTATATGATGGTGGTGGTGCTGGGGATGGGGATACAAGGAGTGGCAATGGCTTCGGTGCTCACAAATTTGAACATTGTGGGATTGATGTCCGGATACGTGTGGGTGTGGGGAAGGAAAGGGGAGATGAGATGGACGTTGAAGTTGGGAGAGGTTTGTGGAGGCGTGGGGCCAGTGATGAAATTGGCTGTACCGAGTTGCTTGGGAATATGTTTGGAGTGGTGGTGGTATGAAATAGTGACAGTGCTGTCTGGTTATTTATCCAATCCAACGTCGGCTGTGGCCGCCACTGGGATTCTCATCCAAACTACAAGCATGATGTACACCGTTCCCCTTGCTCTCTCTGGTTGCGTCTCCACCAGG GTAGGGAATGAACTGGGAAGTGGAAAGCCATGGAAAGCGAAAGTTGCAGCAATGGTAGCATTGGGATGCGCATTTGTGATAGGCGTAATCAACGTGACGTGGACGGTGATTCTTAGGCAGACATGGGCCACACTTTTCACACATGATGTCTTGGTTAAATCATTGGTCTCTTCTGCTTTGCCAATCATAGGCCTCTGTGAGCTTTTCAACTGCCCCCAGACCACCGGCTACGGCATCCTACGTGGCACTGCCCGTCCTGCTGTGGGTGCTCGTATCAACTTGGCTTCCTTTTACCTTGTGGGCACCCCTGTTGCTGTGGGCCTCGCCTTTGGGCTTAAACTTGGCTTTGTCGGGCTTTGGTTTGGGCTTCTCTCGGCCCAAGTCGCTTGTGCTGTGTCCATGCTCTATGTGGTTCTTGCCAACACTGATTGGGAGGCTGAGGCTTTGAAGGCTAAGAAGCTTGCTGGTTTGGAAATGACTGCCACTAGTGCTGCTCAGGAGGAAAGTAAGGAGTTGCTTGTCGATGAAAATGGCCATCAACATTATATTTTCTAG